The proteins below are encoded in one region of Berryella intestinalis:
- the dnaG gene encoding DNA primase, translating to MAGGISDDDLRKVREASDLVSIVGERVPVKQRGRDFWCCCPFHQEKTPSCKIDPHSQLWHCFGCGEGGDVFTFVMKLDGLSFPDAVRSLAQRAGIELSDSGGPRVPDSKKARLKEVCAATAEFYHLQLMRSPAPEAAAARSYLANRGFGGEVPKRWNLGFAPGSGSLVRHLSAKRIPVSDMIEANVALKGRDGRARDRFYNRVMFPICDQTGECIAFGGRVVGSGEPKYLNSQETPLFHKSQVLYGLDKAKADMTATGVAIITEGYTDVIALHEAGVRNAVATLGTALTMSHIRIISRHAKKRIVYLFDGDAAGQRAADRALEFIDESMTPEAGRTRIELCAVTLPDDQDPAEFVAAHGADALRELVAGAVPLLTYGIERRLSRHDLATAEGRTRALTDALSVLAPIKNSLLAKDYAHQIADRCRAREEDVLAMLARLRPPVRAEREEPLQIQGGAAQPDPHAGAAPSAPGSPAQIGQAESNRRRVERDFLCLCVRAPYLALAKADTLVQTRWHLPVHETLARSIADTLAACPSASSGEIVTAATAVEQRAARILTASSAREGVDDAALADYLAEELVIGDMEDAIEELRAELSGATELSADERDLLFQSVVASQKQLRALKAAHKPPVS from the coding sequence ATGGCAGGCGGGATAAGCGACGACGATCTCCGAAAGGTGCGCGAGGCGAGCGACCTCGTCTCGATCGTGGGCGAGCGCGTGCCCGTGAAGCAGCGCGGCCGCGATTTCTGGTGCTGCTGCCCCTTCCATCAGGAGAAAACCCCTTCGTGCAAGATAGATCCCCACTCCCAGCTGTGGCATTGCTTCGGCTGCGGGGAGGGCGGCGACGTGTTCACCTTCGTCATGAAGCTCGACGGACTGTCGTTTCCCGACGCCGTGCGCTCGCTTGCGCAGCGCGCGGGGATCGAGCTGTCCGATTCGGGCGGCCCGCGCGTGCCCGACAGCAAGAAGGCGCGGCTGAAGGAGGTGTGCGCGGCCACAGCCGAGTTCTACCATCTGCAGCTCATGCGCTCGCCCGCGCCCGAAGCCGCCGCGGCGCGGTCGTATCTGGCGAACAGGGGGTTCGGCGGGGAAGTGCCCAAGCGCTGGAACCTGGGCTTCGCGCCGGGATCCGGCTCCCTCGTGCGCCATCTTTCCGCGAAGAGAATCCCCGTGTCCGACATGATCGAGGCCAACGTCGCCCTGAAGGGCCGCGACGGGCGCGCGCGCGACCGGTTCTACAACCGCGTGATGTTTCCCATATGCGACCAGACCGGCGAGTGCATCGCCTTCGGCGGCCGCGTGGTGGGCTCGGGCGAGCCGAAGTACCTGAACTCCCAGGAGACGCCCCTGTTCCATAAGTCCCAGGTGCTCTACGGCCTGGACAAGGCGAAGGCGGACATGACCGCGACGGGCGTGGCCATCATCACGGAAGGCTACACCGACGTGATCGCGCTCCACGAGGCCGGCGTGCGAAACGCGGTGGCCACGTTGGGAACGGCGCTCACCATGAGCCATATCCGCATCATCTCGCGCCATGCGAAGAAGCGCATCGTGTACCTGTTCGACGGAGACGCCGCAGGTCAGCGCGCCGCCGATCGGGCGCTCGAGTTCATCGACGAGAGCATGACGCCCGAAGCGGGGCGCACGCGCATCGAGCTGTGCGCGGTCACGCTTCCCGACGACCAGGATCCCGCCGAATTCGTCGCGGCGCATGGCGCCGATGCCCTGCGCGAGCTGGTGGCGGGAGCGGTGCCGCTTCTGACCTACGGCATCGAGCGCAGGCTGTCCCGCCACGACCTCGCAACGGCCGAGGGGCGCACGCGCGCGCTCACCGACGCGCTGTCGGTGCTGGCTCCCATCAAGAACTCGCTGCTTGCGAAGGACTACGCCCATCAGATCGCCGATCGCTGCCGCGCTCGCGAGGAAGACGTCCTGGCGATGCTCGCGCGCCTTCGCCCTCCCGTGCGCGCCGAGAGGGAGGAGCCCCTTCAGATTCAGGGAGGGGCCGCGCAGCCGGATCCGCATGCGGGTGCGGCCCCTTCCGCCCCGGGATCGCCCGCGCAGATCGGACAGGCAGAAAGCAACCGCCGCCGCGTCGAGCGCGATTTCCTGTGCCTGTGCGTGCGCGCTCCCTACCTCGCCTTGGCCAAAGCGGACACCCTCGTGCAAACGCGCTGGCATCTGCCGGTTCACGAGACGCTGGCCCGAAGCATCGCCGACACCCTGGCCGCGTGTCCCTCCGCTTCGTCGGGCGAGATCGTCACTGCGGCAACCGCGGTCGAACAGCGCGCTGCGCGCATATTGACGGCGAGTTCGGCCCGCGAGGGGGTCGATGACGCCGCGCTTGCAGACTACCTGGCCGAAGAGCTGGTGATCGGCGACATGGAGGATGCGATCGAGGAGCTGCGCGCCGAGCTTTCGGGCGCGACCGAGCTTTCGGCCGACGAGCGCGACCTGCTGTTCCAAAGCGTCGTCGCCTCCCAGAAGCAGCTGCGCGCCCTGAAGGCGGCCCACAAGCCGCCGGTTTCCTAA
- a CDS encoding Cna B-type domain-containing protein, whose protein sequence is MKLREKLLACALACTLALPWTGAQMLEAAATESAPSAPTAAQAASDAPSAQVEAPTSEAPAPTEAAQAENPAPVPTVREAALAPLANDTSRVELRIGALAPDGSFTEGKSDYWTFENVSDVVDLDVSGKDYVIPGAYVVLRIDKTNKIEKLVFADSQAGTTERYSDESYSYVKYSFGSLSGGTHSTYPVLFDFDGHFATDGDTVTLDATLYAGGGAVVAHTARTYTAKTAGFGPYSYAWDYSQARPKYVDAVDGAPIPAGNPGGLVANGHWAQVYGPVDSADSTTLDVPVGMSFRWSLHANPESGATGNQGLEFPRNVKAVLTLPKGVSLTNPAPSTTIEPQADGTTKVTTFYAGPRFADTPYFLNGNYQSEYITGGLSNGRPNSYMYFRFDTTTPVNTDISVTADFYYNANDDGTGGTFIGTRNETVNFAPVVYKGASNLSIENSGHVAESHPGASWGSYDYGYLDGRLFHNKSDWTEEGMGFRIRISQTNNGSGYASPWEGGATARIVQVEHALANDELYYKSFVLTRFETSRDWTAENRPIIEGNIAVATKVVNEGNTRLYGVRADGTEKLLAEHVQMGQRVAVEEATEREFVKLVARFEEPVVLDNMRLIANAYVGLVQSETNRLSEMGNFNTTPYRSSATLTLESGQTSTYLSSGYYAFVSVSPLMPIVSEYIQSNQTVVYKTGGTPFNFLVGPDLPTGSTDWRSDYGDFTHIKNLKTITLLPDGIEYDGYKRVDQQADLDVPAVTTVPNYQGTGRTAVVVDYGDVPVARRHLVELHLRATKYTQRGDNDVATYMTWDDNDFIRPYKFNATGDQKGMYNYADALDLDGDGDHDEVFMQVHSTVTYVPPLELMLSKAISYDGEDYGLATTGDLGYPLTYRLNVFNNSIVPVTALSVIDVLPAVGDHTVVANAQGAYPPRGSSFPTGLTASIESANDGAVNDLFTFYYQVAPQGADLESVRDGAWLTAAQVTDFSQVKSFKAVLNDGKEIASKADVDIYVPSAIPFDRTLHDDASENPDKAVNSSAFSTDGKNYSEANSVEAYFSTYKVDGIYFLDLDGDGAYTEGTDRPLAGRALKIVGLDGSELKNPDGTAIELVTDAEGHYEAPVYLRGTYRIAAERTAQERFLPKADGTAAPGSDLDEATYEGLTAKTTEFALNPQQREATRNIAVEYVPGKVSLTKTAEAEEGEQTRPLAGIEFSIAKKDGSPALDIHEREVPNAATDNEGNVVFLDLVLGDYVVTEVSAPARFKLAEPVEVTVNAETPEASLALKNALKRIGIAVSKNWDDDGNRDGARPDSVTVRLLADGTPTDRTLVLSEGNGWKGSFEGLRTHGDDDAEVAYTVTEEGVPEGYASVVSGTAKDGFTVTNSYKSAEVSVAVAKVWDDGNDADGIRPASATVALLADGKPTGEVLVLTETNDWKGSFAHLKRFEAGTEIAYTVEERDVPEGYEAAVSGDAVSGFIVTNTHKPAPVHVPPTDPGDTPTTGEAPATDGIPATGDAPTVAFALVAAGAALLALRALRQRA, encoded by the coding sequence ATGAAACTGAGAGAGAAGCTGCTCGCTTGCGCGCTGGCCTGCACGCTTGCGCTCCCGTGGACGGGTGCGCAGATGCTCGAGGCCGCCGCAACGGAGTCTGCGCCCAGTGCGCCCACCGCCGCACAGGCCGCGTCTGATGCGCCCTCGGCGCAGGTCGAGGCTCCGACTTCCGAGGCGCCCGCGCCCACCGAGGCCGCGCAAGCCGAAAATCCCGCGCCCGTCCCGACCGTGCGCGAGGCGGCTCTGGCGCCCCTGGCCAACGACACCTCCCGCGTCGAGCTGCGCATCGGCGCGCTCGCGCCCGACGGCTCCTTCACCGAGGGCAAGTCCGACTACTGGACCTTCGAGAACGTCTCGGACGTGGTGGATCTCGACGTCTCGGGCAAAGACTACGTCATCCCGGGCGCCTACGTCGTCTTGCGCATCGACAAAACCAACAAGATCGAGAAGCTCGTCTTCGCAGACTCCCAGGCCGGCACCACCGAGCGCTACAGCGACGAGAGCTACTCCTACGTGAAGTACAGCTTCGGCTCGCTCTCGGGCGGCACGCACTCCACCTATCCCGTGCTGTTCGACTTCGACGGCCACTTCGCCACCGACGGCGACACGGTCACCCTCGACGCTACGCTCTATGCGGGCGGCGGCGCGGTCGTGGCGCACACCGCGCGTACCTACACCGCCAAGACCGCGGGTTTCGGGCCGTACTCCTACGCCTGGGACTATTCCCAGGCAAGGCCGAAGTACGTTGACGCCGTCGACGGCGCGCCCATTCCGGCTGGAAACCCCGGCGGCCTTGTGGCAAACGGCCACTGGGCGCAGGTGTATGGCCCTGTCGATTCGGCGGATTCCACGACGCTGGACGTACCCGTGGGGATGTCGTTTCGCTGGAGCCTCCATGCCAATCCCGAGTCGGGAGCTACCGGCAATCAAGGGCTCGAGTTCCCAAGAAACGTCAAAGCGGTCCTAACGCTTCCTAAGGGGGTGAGCCTGACCAATCCGGCTCCCAGCACGACCATCGAGCCGCAGGCCGACGGCACGACCAAGGTCACGACGTTTTACGCCGGACCCAGGTTCGCGGACACCCCGTATTTCTTGAACGGCAACTACCAGTCCGAATACATCACGGGCGGGTTGTCTAACGGTCGTCCTAATTCCTACATGTATTTTCGGTTCGACACGACCACCCCGGTAAACACCGACATTTCGGTCACTGCGGACTTCTACTACAACGCCAACGATGACGGCACGGGCGGCACTTTCATCGGTACGCGCAACGAGACGGTAAACTTTGCCCCTGTCGTCTACAAGGGAGCCTCGAACCTCAGCATCGAGAACTCGGGTCATGTGGCGGAGTCCCACCCCGGTGCGTCGTGGGGCAGCTACGACTACGGATACCTCGACGGTCGGCTCTTCCACAACAAGAGCGACTGGACCGAAGAAGGTATGGGATTTAGGATCAGAATCTCTCAAACGAACAACGGGTCGGGCTACGCGAGTCCTTGGGAAGGGGGCGCGACCGCGCGCATCGTTCAGGTGGAGCACGCCCTTGCGAACGACGAGCTCTACTACAAGTCCTTCGTGCTCACGCGTTTTGAGACGAGCCGCGATTGGACTGCCGAGAACAGGCCGATCATCGAGGGCAACATCGCCGTCGCCACCAAGGTGGTGAACGAGGGTAACACCAGGCTCTACGGCGTCCGCGCCGATGGCACCGAGAAGCTTCTGGCCGAGCACGTCCAGATGGGGCAGCGCGTCGCGGTCGAGGAGGCGACCGAGCGCGAGTTCGTGAAGCTCGTGGCGCGCTTCGAAGAGCCGGTGGTGCTCGACAATATGCGCCTCATCGCGAACGCCTACGTGGGGCTCGTGCAAAGCGAGACGAACCGCCTAAGCGAGATGGGCAACTTCAACACCACCCCGTACCGCTCCTCGGCAACGCTCACGTTGGAGAGCGGACAGACGAGCACGTATCTCTCAAGCGGTTACTACGCTTTCGTTTCGGTCTCGCCGCTCATGCCGATCGTGAGCGAGTACATCCAGTCCAACCAGACGGTCGTCTATAAGACCGGCGGCACGCCGTTCAACTTCCTCGTCGGCCCCGACCTTCCCACAGGATCCACTGATTGGCGCAGCGACTACGGCGACTTCACCCATATCAAAAATCTGAAGACGATCACGCTTCTGCCCGACGGCATCGAATACGACGGCTACAAACGCGTCGACCAGCAGGCGGACCTCGATGTGCCCGCGGTTACGACGGTTCCCAACTACCAGGGCACGGGCAGGACCGCCGTCGTCGTGGACTACGGCGACGTGCCCGTCGCCCGCCGCCACCTGGTCGAGCTACACCTGCGCGCCACGAAGTACACCCAGCGCGGCGACAACGACGTGGCAACGTACATGACCTGGGATGACAACGACTTTATCCGCCCCTACAAGTTCAACGCCACAGGCGACCAGAAGGGAATGTACAACTATGCAGACGCCCTCGACCTCGACGGCGACGGCGACCACGACGAGGTCTTCATGCAGGTCCATTCCACGGTGACCTACGTGCCGCCCTTGGAGCTCATGCTCTCCAAGGCCATCTCCTACGATGGCGAGGACTACGGCCTTGCCACTACGGGCGATCTGGGCTACCCGCTTACCTACCGCCTCAACGTGTTCAACAACTCCATCGTGCCGGTGACCGCGCTCTCTGTGATCGACGTCCTGCCTGCCGTTGGCGACCATACGGTCGTCGCCAACGCCCAGGGCGCCTATCCGCCGCGGGGTTCCAGCTTTCCCACGGGCCTTACCGCGAGCATCGAGTCGGCCAACGACGGGGCGGTCAACGATCTTTTCACCTTCTACTACCAGGTAGCGCCGCAGGGCGCGGACCTCGAGTCGGTGCGCGACGGCGCCTGGCTCACGGCTGCCCAGGTGACCGACTTCTCCCAGGTGAAGTCCTTCAAGGCCGTCCTCAATGACGGTAAGGAGATCGCGAGCAAGGCCGACGTCGACATCTACGTTCCCTCGGCGATCCCCTTCGACCGCACGCTTCACGACGACGCGTCGGAGAACCCCGACAAGGCCGTGAACTCCTCTGCCTTCTCTACCGACGGAAAGAACTACTCGGAGGCCAATTCGGTGGAGGCCTACTTCTCCACCTACAAGGTCGACGGTATCTACTTTCTCGACCTTGACGGCGACGGCGCCTACACCGAGGGCACCGACAGGCCGCTCGCGGGCCGCGCGCTCAAGATCGTCGGCTTGGACGGCAGCGAGCTCAAGAATCCCGACGGCACCGCCATCGAACTGGTAACGGACGCGGAGGGGCACTACGAGGCCCCCGTCTACCTGCGCGGGACCTACCGCATCGCGGCCGAGCGCACCGCGCAGGAGCGCTTCTTGCCCAAGGCCGACGGAACCGCGGCCCCGGGCAGCGATCTGGACGAGGCGACCTACGAAGGGCTGACCGCCAAGACCACTGAATTCGCCCTGAACCCCCAGCAGCGCGAGGCCACTAGAAACATCGCCGTCGAGTACGTCCCCGGCAAGGTCTCGCTTACCAAGACCGCCGAGGCTGAAGAGGGAGAGCAGACCCGTCCTCTTGCGGGTATCGAGTTCAGTATCGCCAAGAAAGACGGCTCTCCCGCCCTGGATATCCATGAGAGGGAAGTGCCGAACGCCGCGACCGATAACGAGGGCAACGTCGTCTTCTTGGATCTCGTCCTGGGCGACTACGTGGTGACCGAGGTCTCCGCCCCCGCCCGCTTCAAGCTTGCAGAGCCGGTCGAGGTAACCGTTAATGCGGAAACGCCTGAGGCCTCCCTCGCGCTTAAGAACGCGCTCAAGCGCATAGGCATCGCCGTCTCAAAGAACTGGGACGATGATGGCAACCGCGACGGCGCGCGCCCTGATTCCGTGACGGTGCGCCTGCTCGCTGACGGCACTCCCACCGACAGGACCCTCGTGCTTTCGGAAGGGAACGGCTGGAAGGGCTCCTTTGAGGGTTTGAGAACCCATGGCGATGATGACGCGGAGGTCGCCTACACCGTCACGGAGGAGGGCGTGCCCGAGGGCTACGCCTCGGTGGTGTCCGGCACGGCCAAGGACGGCTTCACGGTTACGAACTCCTATAAGTCGGCCGAGGTTTCCGTGGCTGTGGCCAAGGTGTGGGACGACGGCAACGACGCTGACGGCATCCGCCCCGCGAGCGCGACCGTGGCGCTGCTCGCGGATGGGAAGCCGACCGGCGAGGTTCTCGTGCTCACCGAAACGAACGACTGGAAGGGTTCCTTTGCGCACCTGAAGAGATTCGAGGCGGGAACCGAGATCGCCTACACCGTCGAGGAGCGCGACGTCCCCGAGGGCTACGAGGCGGCCGTATCAGGTGACGCGGTTTCGGGTTTCATCGTCACTAACACCCATAAGCCTGCTCCCGTCCACGTGCCCCCGACCGACCCCGGCGATACGCCGACCACGGGTGAGGCGCCCGCTACGGACGGTATCCCCGCCACGGGCGATGCTCCTACGGTCGCCTTCGCGCTCGTTGCTGCGGGTGCCGCTCTGCTTGCCCTGCGTGCGCTGAGGCAGCGGGCGTAA
- the def gene encoding peptide deformylase yields the protein MLKVVQSPDPLLSTVCEPCDLGDKSLKRLSTQMAHTMYKNNGVGIAAPQVGVLKRLIVVDCDWDEHHRDPLVLVNPELVDTWGDPVIDHEGCLSVPGVSAPVSRAPWARVRYFDLEGEQWEIESDGLLGRCLQHEIDHLNGRTLFESCVPEARINLLAAYERARLEGARPGETAIEVGID from the coding sequence ATGCTGAAAGTGGTCCAATCGCCGGACCCCCTGCTGAGCACGGTATGCGAACCGTGCGATTTGGGGGATAAGAGTTTGAAGAGGCTGTCTACCCAGATGGCGCACACTATGTACAAGAACAACGGGGTGGGAATCGCCGCTCCCCAGGTGGGTGTGCTCAAGCGCCTCATCGTGGTCGACTGCGACTGGGACGAGCATCATCGCGATCCTTTGGTTCTCGTCAATCCCGAACTCGTCGACACCTGGGGCGACCCGGTAATCGATCACGAGGGCTGTCTGTCCGTTCCGGGCGTATCCGCTCCCGTCTCGCGCGCACCCTGGGCGCGCGTGCGCTACTTCGACCTCGAGGGCGAGCAGTGGGAGATCGAAAGCGACGGGCTTTTAGGCCGCTGCCTCCAACACGAGATCGACCATCTGAACGGCCGCACGCTGTTCGAGAGCTGCGTGCCCGAGGCGCGCATCAACCTGCTCGCCGCCTACGAACGCGCGCGCCTCGAGGGCGCCCGTCCCGGCGAGACCGCCATCGAAGTGGGTATCGACTGA
- the yfcE gene encoding phosphodiesterase, with amino-acid sequence MNLLFASDLHGSANAAEALAQRVRAERPDRIILLGDLLYHGPRNALPDGYDPARTAQILNEFAESTLAVKGNCEAEVDQWMLDFPCMAEYALVETDGVCFFATHGHRARMAPNDLPSLRAGSVFAYGHTHVKQLRREGGIVLLNPGSAALPKDGARSYATYENGTLHLKAIDGAPLAHLDL; translated from the coding sequence ATGAACCTGCTTTTCGCCTCCGACCTGCACGGGTCGGCAAACGCCGCCGAAGCGCTCGCCCAGCGCGTTCGCGCAGAGCGCCCCGACCGCATCATCTTGCTGGGGGACCTGCTGTACCACGGACCCAGAAACGCGCTTCCCGACGGGTACGATCCCGCGCGCACCGCGCAGATCCTCAACGAATTCGCCGAGAGCACCCTCGCGGTGAAGGGCAACTGCGAAGCCGAAGTCGATCAGTGGATGCTCGACTTCCCCTGCATGGCCGAATACGCGCTCGTCGAGACCGACGGCGTCTGCTTTTTCGCCACGCACGGGCACCGCGCGCGCATGGCGCCCAACGACCTGCCCTCCCTTCGCGCAGGCTCGGTGTTCGCATACGGGCATACCCACGTGAAGCAGCTTCGGCGCGAGGGCGGCATCGTGCTTTTGAATCCGGGCAGCGCCGCTTTGCCGAAGGATGGCGCGCGAAGCTACGCGACCTACGAGAACGGAACCCTGCATCTGAAGGCGATCGACGGCGCACCGCTTGCGCACCTCGATCTTTAA
- a CDS encoding deoxyguanosinetriphosphate triphosphohydrolase family protein translates to MSDASYLALDPAIERAIRADRAAGKRNPHAFRDEDVVRRDAFDHDRATLVRPAFERDTEKIINIPAYNRYADKTQVFSFVENDDICRRALHVQLVARVARSISSLLGLNTALAEAIALGHDLGHTPFGHAGEKFLSTCYHERTGRFFNHNVQSVRVMDRLYRRNISLQTLDGALCHNGEFAKQELSVGSLGSFDELDELVEACIADEETIGSLRPSTLEGCVVRMSDMIAYLGKDRIDARDMGVIDSFDAFEGDYIGKSNVSILNNMIVDIVNHSYGCDRIRMSPEAFRDIKRAKEQNYALIYRREGMSDEHADMMQEMFEELYGKLLDDLRRKDESSPVFKHHVDYLVRKSRSITRENYLREDPNTIVVDYISSMTDSYFSALYAHLFPESGKRVVTRTYTDDLR, encoded by the coding sequence ATGAGCGATGCAAGCTACCTTGCGCTCGATCCCGCAATCGAGCGCGCCATCCGGGCGGACCGCGCCGCCGGCAAGCGCAACCCCCATGCGTTTCGCGACGAAGACGTCGTGCGCCGCGACGCGTTCGACCACGACCGGGCGACCCTCGTGCGCCCCGCGTTCGAGCGCGATACCGAGAAGATCATCAACATCCCCGCCTACAACCGATACGCCGACAAAACGCAGGTGTTCTCGTTCGTGGAAAACGACGATATCTGCCGACGCGCCCTCCACGTCCAGCTGGTCGCGCGCGTCGCGCGGTCGATCAGCTCGCTTCTGGGCCTGAACACCGCGCTCGCCGAGGCCATCGCGCTCGGACACGACCTGGGGCACACCCCCTTCGGGCACGCCGGCGAGAAGTTCCTCAGCACCTGCTACCACGAGCGCACCGGGCGCTTCTTCAACCACAACGTCCAAAGCGTGCGCGTGATGGACCGCCTGTACCGCCGCAACATCAGCCTGCAGACCCTCGACGGGGCGCTTTGCCACAACGGGGAGTTCGCCAAGCAGGAGCTGAGCGTTGGCAGCCTCGGCAGCTTCGACGAGCTCGACGAGCTGGTGGAGGCCTGCATAGCCGACGAGGAGACCATCGGATCGCTTCGCCCCTCCACCCTCGAAGGCTGCGTGGTGCGCATGTCCGATATGATCGCGTACCTGGGGAAAGACCGCATCGACGCGCGCGACATGGGCGTCATCGACTCGTTCGACGCGTTCGAAGGCGACTACATCGGGAAATCGAACGTCTCGATCCTCAACAACATGATCGTCGACATCGTGAACCACAGCTACGGGTGCGACCGCATCCGCATGAGCCCCGAGGCCTTCAGGGACATCAAGCGGGCCAAAGAGCAGAACTACGCCCTCATCTACCGGCGCGAGGGCATGTCCGACGAGCATGCCGACATGATGCAGGAGATGTTCGAGGAACTCTACGGAAAGCTTCTTGACGACCTGCGGCGAAAAGACGAGTCCTCCCCGGTGTTCAAGCACCACGTCGACTACCTGGTGCGCAAGTCGCGCAGCATCACCCGCGAGAACTACCTGAGGGAAGACCCCAACACCATCGTGGTCGACTACATCTCGTCGATGACCGACAGCTACTTCAGCGCCCTGTACGCGCACCTCTTCCCCGAAAGCGGCAAACGCGTCGTCACCCGCACCTACACCGATGATCTGAGGTAG